The Candidatus Scalindua japonica DNA window GCTATGAAACTTTTGTCAAGTTTAATTATATGTAAAAGAGAAAGGGAGTTACATTACAAATGAAACGCAGGGCATAGAATGCGTAATGTTGATTGTCTCATAATTTGTCTGTAAAAACTTGTATAATTTTTCGGGAAAAGTATGGTAAAATGTTCCACAAGGGTTTTATTAAATGATTACATAGCTTCTATTCTTCAAAAGATCTTTATAAAAATTTAAAAAGGCAATAGACTCACTATGCTAAAGTTTTCACTGAAGTCTGCATTATACCAGGTACCGGGAATATTCTATCTCATTTTCATTGCCCGGTTTCAAATTGAGTATGACCTGATCAGGAAACGGTCTCACGATCTTATTTTTGGACGTGCTCACTCTTTTACAAGAAAACTTTTAAAACTCACTCATGTAAAAATAGAGGCATCAGGTATGGAAAACCTGATTAACAGGCCAGCAATAATCTGCCAGAACCACACTTCGATAATGGACATTCCCGCTATATTGCATACAGTAAAAGGGAAACCTCTGTTCTGTGGAAAGTTCGAGTTATTCAGGATCTGGGTTTTCGGCAAAGGGATTGAAATCCTGGGTATGGTTAAAGTTTATAAGGATGATAAAAAAACCTGGAAAGTTCTCTCGGAAGCAGCAAAAAAAATTAAAGCTACCAATTTAGATAATGGAGCATTGACCCCTTATTTAGTTATATTTCCGGAAGGCACAAGAACAAAGGATAAAGACTATAAAATGAACGAATTTAAACGCGGCTTGTTCAGCATCGCAGTAAAGCATAACCTGCCAATTATTCCGATCGCAACTTACGGCGGCCTGGATATCACCCCTAAAGGAACATGGAGTTTTAATAAAGGCACGATTTACGAAAAGGTTTTAGAACCTTTATATCCAGAAAATTACGAAGGTATCGGCGTTAAAGAAAAATCCATAAAACTTCAAAACGACACAAGAAAGAGGATAAATGACGGACTTAGCGAACTGATTAATAACTATGGTAATAGGTGAATATGATACCATTAACAGGTTGGCAGTATTAAGTTTATTAAGGTGTCTACCGCATTTTCCCTATCCGTCCAACCTATTGCCATTTTGTCTTTTAAAACACCTAAATACCTCGACACCCTCTTTTCTTATCTCATAATTACTACTAACCCTTTAGCCTATGTTTCCTCATCATGTTTTTGTTCATGCGTTGAAAACTTAATTTTTTGAACACTCAATTTACGATCAGTTACAAGCGTTAATACTCTCTCGTCCTTCCTCAATCTCCCTTCGCCTCTCCTCGCTCTTGGCATATTATTTTTTTTGGTATTTTGCAAGTTTATCTTTCAGGCTCGTTTCTGCCTTGCCAATCTGGTAGTAGTTGTCTGCCTGTATTTCACCACCTGATGTAATCAGAATATAGCTAAAACTGATTCGGTCAAGTGTTTCTACTCTTGCGCCATTAATTATGGTAAGGTTATCAAAATAGTGCTCGCCGATGTATGAATTACCTGATATGGTGACATCTGTCAAATTATTGAGTGTATTCTCTACAGTAATTGAAGTAACGTCATTAGATAATATTCGGAATACAGTTGCCGGAGTGGTCTCCTGGCTTGTATTTGGATTAAGGAAAATGCCAATCAGTCCATCCACATTCCACTTTCTTGTGGAATCAGTTAATGTATTAGCGGTTAAATCAGAAGACAACCCTGTACCTACTGACACAAGAGGGGTTGA harbors:
- a CDS encoding lysophospholipid acyltransferase family protein, with amino-acid sequence MLKFSLKSALYQVPGIFYLIFIARFQIEYDLIRKRSHDLIFGRAHSFTRKLLKLTHVKIEASGMENLINRPAIICQNHTSIMDIPAILHTVKGKPLFCGKFELFRIWVFGKGIEILGMVKVYKDDKKTWKVLSEAAKKIKATNLDNGALTPYLVIFPEGTRTKDKDYKMNEFKRGLFSIAVKHNLPIIPIATYGGLDITPKGTWSFNKGTIYEKVLEPLYPENYEGIGVKEKSIKLQNDTRKRINDGLSELINNYGNR